Within Alcaligenes sp. SDU_A2, the genomic segment CTCCCCCCGAAAATCCGCCTCGCCCAATTTGTAACGCTGGATCATGGTGCCCATGGCACCATCAAGGATCAAAATCTGCTGGCCCAGACGACGAGCAAATTCGGCTCCGCGCGTGTAGGCGGAAAGCGGATAAGGCAAAGCTGGATAAGACACAGGCAAACCCCGTAACAAGAAACGGAAAGCAGCGGCTCCAGGGGCGGCGACCGCAAATATGGTGGATTGACACCACAATTGTAGCCTTTTGCATCTCTGAACAGACCCAAACCCTTAACCTTTGCGTCACAGGCATGTAACATTTTCCGCTTGGAAAGAGGTGCTTTCCGGTCCGGCCCACGTCGGATCTGGGAAAGTCAAATGGGAAACGACGCCGCTCCTGGACGGAGCGGGCAAAACGTGCTGCCCCCGCAACGGTACCTGCCTTGTGCAAAGCCCGACACCAGCCTCTTGAAATCCGCCCGCCAGCACCGCTGACGCACGGATTTCTCGCCATCCTGAATCCATTGCCGCCCCCAGCGCCGGGCGGACTCGTTTAACGATGTGCGGGGACGCATGTCACACAGGAATCACCATGTCCGCATTCTCCCTCCGGCCATTGATGGCCGCCGTGGTCGGCGCTCTGCCGCTGATAGCCACCGCCCAGACCGCCCCTGTGGCCAAGCTTGAACAAATCGTCGTCACCCCCAGCCGAATCGAACAACCACTCAAGAATGTCTTGGGCGATGTCACCGTGATCGGCCAGGACACATTGCAAAAGGCCGGCCAAAGCAGCGTGGCCGAAATCCTGCAACGCCAGCCCGGCGTGGAAATCACCACCAACGGCGGCCCGCAAGCGGTCACCAGCGTGTACCTGCGCGGCACCAATCCACAGCAAACCCGCATCATGATCGACGGCATGCGCATCAACAGCTCGACCAGCGGCTCGGTGAACTGGCAGGCGCTGGACCCTGCGCTGATCGAACGCATCGAAATCGTGCGCGGCGCTGGCAGCAGCTTGTACGGCTCGGATGCCATCGGCGGGGTCATCAACATCATCACCAAAAAAGGCCAGCGCGAACGTGCTTTAAGCGCCTGGGGCAATGTGGGCCTGGGTTCCTACGACACCTTCAAGTCCAGCGCCGGTTTTTCGGGCGCAACGCAAGGCTGGGATTACAGCCTGGCCACCAGCTACGGCACCAGCGACGGCTTTAACGCCACCAACCCGCAGGCCGGCGGCTTTACCTACAACCGCGACAAGAACGGCTACACACAACACGGATTCAGCGGCAGCCTGGGCTACGAGTGGGCACAAGGCCAGCACCTGGGCCTGACCGCCCTGAACAGCTATATGGACGGCCAGTTCGACAGCGGCCCCGGCTTGACCACCCCCAGCACATTGACCCGACAGCAAGCCTACGGTCTGACCAGCACCAACAAACTGGCCGAACGCTGGACCAGCCGCCTGAGCGCCGCGCTAAGCAAAGAAGACGTGGAAACGCGCCAATTCAGCTCGCGCTTTTCCACCCTGCAGCGCCAGTACAGCTGGCAGAACGATGTGACCGTGGCGCAAGGCCACACCGTCTCGCTGCTGGCCGAGCGCCTGGAAGAGCGCATCAAGCACAGCACGGTGCATACCGAGGACAAGCGCAACACCAATGCCGTTGCCCTGATCTACCGTGGCGATCTGGACCGCCACCACCTACAGGCCAGCCTGCGCAACGACAATATCAGCGGCTATGGCAACAAAGTAACGGGCGGCCTGGGCTACGACCTGGACATCACCGAAAACTGGACCGTAGGCGTGGCCGCCAATACGGGCTTTCGCGCGCCGACATTTGCCGACCTGTATACCCCGTATAACTGGGGCTTTCGCGGCAACCCCGACCTGAATCCGGAAAAATCGCGCAACGTCGAAGGCCACATCCGCTATACCGACGAGACGACCGAGCTGGGTCTGGTGGTCTACCAGAACCGTATCCGCGACATGATCAACCCGTATGTCTGCGATGCGAACTTCGAGTGCACCAGCGCCAATACCGAACGGGCCCGCATCACCGGCCTGACCCTGACGGCCATGAAACAACTGGGCGACACAACCCTGACCGCCAGCGCCGATTTTGCCAACCCAAAGGATGACAACACCGGCAAGCAACTGATCCGCCGCGCCAAACAAAACCACAAGCTGGCTGTGGAACAACGCATCGACGCCCTGAAAGTCGGTGCCGAATACCAGTTCGCCAGCCACCGTTACGAAGACGCCGCCAACAAGCTACGCCTGGGCGGCTACGGACTGCTGAACCTGACGGCCAGCTACCCCATCACCTCCAGCCTGGAGGCCCAGCTGCGCTGGAACAACGTGCTGGACAAGGACTACACCCTGATCCGTGGCTACAACAACCCCGGCTCCAGCGTGTTCCTGAACCTGGCCTGGCGCATGTAAGCATGGCAACGGGGCTGCGACCCCGGCGGCGCCCGTGCGCCGCTTTGCCCCGCGCCCTGATCATGGTCATGACTGCCGCCGCCCCATTCATACACCGGCTACGCCTTGGCCTGACCGGTGTCTGCCTGTTGCTTGCCCCCCTTGCCCTACGGGCCGAGCCGATTGCGGCAGTCCCCCCCACCGTCGTCAGCCTGGCCCCACATATAACGGAAATCTTATATGCGGCCGGTGCCGGCGCACATGTGATGGCAGTGGACAGTTCCAGCGACTTCCCGCCGGATGCGCTGACGCTGCCGCGCATCGGCGACGCGCTGCGCGTCAATCCGGAGATGTTGCTGCAACTGCGGCCCGACCGGGTATGGGCCTGGCAAAGCACGCAGATCGGCCCCGAACTGAGCCGACAACTACAGCAAACCGGCATCCATCTGACCCTGGCGGCCCCCGAGCGTCTGGACGACATCCCGGCATTGGTACGTCGTGCGGGTCTGGAATTGAATACCTTGGAGCAGGCCAACCTGGCTGCCGCCGCCCTGGAGCATCAGATTGCGGCCCTGCGCCAGGACCGCCACGCCACCGAACCGATTACCGCCTTTCTGGAAATCGGCCACGAACCGCTCTACACACTGGCACGCGACCCGTTGACGCAGGATGTGCTCGCCACCTGCAACACCCGCAACATTTATGCCCGGCACGCCTCCGTCGCCCCTACCGTCAATCTGGAAGATGTGCTGCATCGCAAGCCGCAAGTCATCATCATGGCGTATAAAGACCCGGCCTTGCTGCGCGCACGCCACCAGTTCTGGGAAACACACCTGGGTCTGCCCCCCCAGGCCGTGCTCAACCTGAATCCGGACGCCTTGTACCGTCCCGGCCCACGCTTGATCGACGCCACGCGCATACTGTGCGAACAGTTGGATCGCTACCGCGCCAGCCGGCGCTAGGGATACACTGCGCCATCCGCCCCCGAACGTCCCGGCAAGCGCGCCCGCACAGAACGGATAAATCGATTATCCTTCTGTCTATTGGTTATTTGAAACAGACGACGCCAGTGCTGACGCCGTCCTCCCGCATCACCACCATGACCCACACTCTGAACAACGACCCATTTGTCCTGGCCGGCAAGACCTATCAATCCCGCCTGCTGGTGGGCACCGGAAAATATAAGGATTTCGACGAAACCCGCCTGGCCATCGAGGCCAGCGGTGCCGATATCGTTACCGTCGCCATCCGCCGCACCAATATCGGCCAGCACGCCAACGAGCCCAGCCTGCTGGACTACCTGCCGCCTTCGCAATATACCTTGCTGCCCAATACCGCCGGCTGTTACACGGCCGACGATGCCGTACGCACGCTGCGCCTGGCGCGCGAACTGCTCGATGGCCATAAGCTGGTGAAGCTGGAAGTGCTGGGCGATGCGGGCAATCTGTTCCCCAATATGCCCGAAACCCTGAAAGCAGCCAAAACACTGGTGGCCGAAGGGTTCGACGTCATGGTGTACTGCGCCGACGACCCGATCCAGGCCCGCATGCTGGAAGATATTGGTTGTGTGGCCATCATGCCACTGGCCTCGCTCATCGGCTCGGGCATGGGTATTCTGAACCCCTGGAACCTGCGCCTGATCATCGATCAAAGCTCGGTGCCGGTCCTGGTGGATGCCGGCGTGGGCACGGCCTCGGATGCGGCCATCGCCATGGAACTGGGCTGCGACGGCGTGTTGATGAACACCGCCATCGCCGGAGCCCGCCAGCCCATCCTGATGGCCAGCGCCATGAACCTGGCCGTGCAGGCCGGCCGCCAGGCCTACCTGTCGGGCCGCGTGCCGCGCAAATACTACGACGCAGACCCCAGTTCGCCGACCGAGGGACTGATTCACTCCCGCACATCCTGATTCCATGATTCCCAATACGCTGACCATCGCCGGAGTCGATCCTTCCGGCGGCGCCGGCATTCTGGCCGACGTCAAAGCCATGAGTGCCCTGGGTGCCTACGCTACGGCCGTGATCGCCGCCCTGACTGCCCAGAACACCCAGGGCGTCACCGGCATCAGCCCCGTTCCAGCCGAGTTCGTGCGCCTGCAGATCGACACACTGTTCGCCGACGTGCGCATTGCTGCCGTCAAGATCGGCATGCTGGGCCAGGAAGCCGTCACCCGCGTGGTGGCCGAACGCATGGCGCACTTCAAACCCCGGCACCTGGTGCTGGACCCGGTCATGATCGCCAAAAGCGGCGATCATCTGCTGGAACGCTCGGCGGTCAACGCACTGCGCGAAGGGCTGGTGCCGCTGTGTACCATGATCACGCCTAATCTGCCCGAAGCCGGTGTGCTGCTCGAAGCCCGTCCCGTCGAGACCCTGAAAGAAATGCGCCAGGCCGCCGAACGTCTGCGCCGCCTGATGAACCACAGCGATCAGCGCTGGGTGTTTCTGAAAGGTGGTCACCTGCCCGGTTCGGACTGCATAGATCTGCTGCACGATGGCGATCAGATGATAGAGATGCCGGCCCGACGCATCGACACCGTCAACACGCATGGCACAGGCTGCACGCTGGCCGCCGCGCTGGCCGCTCTGCTGCCCCAGCACGACTCGGTGCCGGACGCGGCCCTGGCCGCCAAGCGATATCTGTACAAGGCCATTGCACGGTCAGGCGAACTGGATGTGGGCAGCGGCCACGGGCCGGTACACCACTTCCATCGCCTTTGGTCCTCCTCCTGAACCACGATCACTTGCCGGCGTCCGCCACGACGCCCGGAGCCATCATGTCTACACTCGGTATTATTGTGGCCATGCGCGAAGAACTGGATGTCGTGCTGGCCCGCCTGCAGGATACCCGCACCCACCAGCGCGCAGGCATGACGTTTCATTGCGGCAACTACCTGGGCAAACCCGTGGTGGCCGTGGTGTGCGGCGTGGGCAAAGTCAATGCCGCCACTTGCACCCAGCTGCTGATTTCAGAGTTTTCCGTAAACCGACTGATCAATATCGGGATTGCGGGTGGATTGGGCCCCGGCATCGTACCCGGTGACATCGTCATCGCCGACACGCTGGTGCAGCACGATATGGACCTGCAGGCGCTGGGACTGCCGCCTGGGCAGCTTTTCCGGCTGGACACCTTCGACTTCCCAGCCGATCCAGCGCTGTTCCAGCTTGCTCTGGATGCAGCCCGACACATCCAGAACCACCAGGTTCACGTGGGACGGATCGTAACCGGCGACCAGTTCATCGCCTGCCAGCAAAAAACCCAATGGCTGACCCAGACTTTCGGGGCGCTGGCCTGCGAAATGGAAAGCGCCGCCATTGCCCAGGTCTGCTATCTGAACGCGCTGCCCTTTGTCTGCATACGCAGCATCTCCGACAATGCCAATCAAGGCGCACACATGGACTTTGACACTTTCTTGCCCATTGCCGTCAACAATGCCAGCGCCTTGCTGCATGCCATGGTGCCGGCCTGCTAAGCGCCGGCGCACCGATATTGGTGCGCTGGCTTATAATTGATTCTTTGCCACGCCTTTAGTTTTCTGGAAGCTATGAACATCACCGCGCTGTCTGAACTCGAACGTGCCCGCTACTACATGGTCGAACAACAAATCCGACCCTGGAACGTATCCGACGAAAACGTGCTGCAAGCCCTGTTCTCCGTACAGCGCGAGCGCTATGTTCCTTCGACACTGCGCTCGACGGCCTTCTCGGACACCGAGCTGCCCTTGATCATCAACGCCGTGGACACCCACGAAACCATGCTCTCGCCCAAGGTCGAGGCCCGTCTGACGCAGGATCTGCAATTGCAGCCCACCGACGGCGTGCTCGAAATCGGCACGGGTTCGGGCTATCAGGCCGCCCTACTGGCCCATCTGGCCCAGCAGGTCACTTCCGTGGAAATCGACAGCAAGCTGGCCGCTTTCGCCCAGGAAAACCTGCAGCGCAACAATGTGCGCAACGTCAAAGTCGAAGTGGGCGATGCGCACGCCGGCTGGGGCACCACCGAATACGACGCGATCCTGGTCACCGGATCGGTACCCACCATCCCCGATGCCCTCAAATATCAGCTCTGTATCGGCGGCCGGCTGGTCGTGGTGGTCGGTCAGAACCCCGTCATGACCGCCGTGCGCATTACCCGCACCAGCGCCGCCAGCTTCGAGACCACCCCCTTGTTCGATACCTGGATCAAGCCATTGCGCGGCACCGCCGTGTCTCAATTCCGGTTCTGAAACAACAATTTGCATGGCTGTCGCCGCCCACCTGCGCGTCTGCATCCTGGCCTGTGGCATCCTGAGCGGCGCTGCTCAGGCCCAGGATCTACTCCAGACATGGAACCAGGCGCTGGCCCGCGAACCACAATTCGGGGCAGCGCAGGCGGCCCGCCAGGCGGATCAGGAACGGATTCCCCAAAGCCGCGCCCAGTTATTGCCGCAGATCACGGCCACCGGCACGGCCGAACTACAAGAACGACGCCAGACCAGTCGACTTTCCACGCGGCACTCCTCGGACCGCGCCCTCTGGTCTTTGTCCCTGAGTCAGCCCATCTACAACCGTAGCGCCTGGGCACAATACGAGCGCGCCCAACTGCTGGCGCAAGGGGCCGATGTTCAGCTTGCTCTGGAAAGGCAAGCCTTGATGCTGCGCGTCAGCCAGGGGTACTTCGACATACTTGCCGCCCAGGACGCTCTGGCCACCCTGAAAGCCGAACAAGCCGCTATCGATGAACAACTGCGTGCCGCCGACCAAAACTTTCAGTTGGGCGGCACCACGATTACCGACACCTACGAAGCGCGCTCCCGCCTGGACCTGACCCGCGCCAAAGTCCTGCAAGCCGAAAACACCTTACAGGTTGCGCAAGACAAACTGGCGGCCCTGACGCTGGAACGACCCGCAAAACTGGCCCGGCTACGCAATCCGTTGCGCCTGCCCGCCCCTCAGCCATCCAGGCTGCAGGATTGGCTGGATCAATCCAGCCAATCAGGTCTGTCTGTGGCATTGGCCGACCTGAACAGCCGCGCCGTGCAAGAGCAACTGAACAGCACCCAGGCGCAACACCAGCCGACCTTGGCCCTGAAAGCGCAGACCGGCAGCGGCAGCGACCAGACCTTGTTCGGGCAGTCTGGCGGTGGCCCACGGTCGCTCAACAGCGCCATCGGACTGGAACTAAGCATCCCGATCTTTCGCGGCGGCGAAACATCCTCGCAAGTGCGCGAACAGACCTCGCGGCTGCAAGAGGCACGCTATCAATTGCAACTGGCTCAGCAACAAGCCATTCAGCAGACACGCCAGTATTTTTCGGGCGTCACCAGCGGGCTGAGCCGGGTACAAATCCTGGAAGCCGCCGAAAAATCCAGTCTGGATTCCGTGAAGGCCAACAAGCTGGCCTACGAGATCGGCGTGCGCGTCAACATCGATGTGCTCAACGCTCAACAACAGCTCTACGAAACGCAACGCAACCTATCGCAAGCGCGCTACGACGTTCTGATGAACAGCCTGCGCCTGAAGGCCGCCAGCGGCACACTGGACGAAAGCGACCTGCGTGCCGTAAACCAACTGCTGGAACCGTCTGCCAACGCAAACGGCAGCTAGCTACGCAGCCTCTTGACCAGCGATGTCGTCGAACGCTGGAACTCAAACGGAATGGCGCGCGCATCGCCACCCCAGCTGCGCACCAGCGCCGTTTCAGGCAGCACTTCCATATCGTAGTCACCACCCTTGACGATCAGGTCTGGCCGCAAGGCGGCAATCAAAGCCTCGGGCGTATCTTCCGGAAAGATCACCACGGCGTCCACGCAAGCCAGGGACGCCAATAATGCCGCCCTGTCCTGCTCGCCGTTGATGGGACGCTCGGGGCCCTTGTTCAAACGGCGCACCGAGTCGTCCGCATTGACCCCGACCACCAGCGCAGCCCCCATCTGTGCCGCTTGATCCAGATAGGTAACATGACCACGGTGCAACAGATCGAACACACCATTGGTAAAGACCAGCGGAC encodes:
- a CDS encoding TonB-dependent receptor domain-containing protein → MSAFSLRPLMAAVVGALPLIATAQTAPVAKLEQIVVTPSRIEQPLKNVLGDVTVIGQDTLQKAGQSSVAEILQRQPGVEITTNGGPQAVTSVYLRGTNPQQTRIMIDGMRINSSTSGSVNWQALDPALIERIEIVRGAGSSLYGSDAIGGVINIITKKGQRERALSAWGNVGLGSYDTFKSSAGFSGATQGWDYSLATSYGTSDGFNATNPQAGGFTYNRDKNGYTQHGFSGSLGYEWAQGQHLGLTALNSYMDGQFDSGPGLTTPSTLTRQQAYGLTSTNKLAERWTSRLSAALSKEDVETRQFSSRFSTLQRQYSWQNDVTVAQGHTVSLLAERLEERIKHSTVHTEDKRNTNAVALIYRGDLDRHHLQASLRNDNISGYGNKVTGGLGYDLDITENWTVGVAANTGFRAPTFADLYTPYNWGFRGNPDLNPEKSRNVEGHIRYTDETTELGLVVYQNRIRDMINPYVCDANFECTSANTERARITGLTLTAMKQLGDTTLTASADFANPKDDNTGKQLIRRAKQNHKLAVEQRIDALKVGAEYQFASHRYEDAANKLRLGGYGLLNLTASYPITSSLEAQLRWNNVLDKDYTLIRGYNNPGSSVFLNLAWRM
- a CDS encoding helical backbone metal receptor, which translates into the protein MTAAAPFIHRLRLGLTGVCLLLAPLALRAEPIAAVPPTVVSLAPHITEILYAAGAGAHVMAVDSSSDFPPDALTLPRIGDALRVNPEMLLQLRPDRVWAWQSTQIGPELSRQLQQTGIHLTLAAPERLDDIPALVRRAGLELNTLEQANLAAAALEHQIAALRQDRHATEPITAFLEIGHEPLYTLARDPLTQDVLATCNTRNIYARHASVAPTVNLEDVLHRKPQVIIMAYKDPALLRARHQFWETHLGLPPQAVLNLNPDALYRPGPRLIDATRILCEQLDRYRASRR
- a CDS encoding thiazole synthase, with translation MTHTLNNDPFVLAGKTYQSRLLVGTGKYKDFDETRLAIEASGADIVTVAIRRTNIGQHANEPSLLDYLPPSQYTLLPNTAGCYTADDAVRTLRLARELLDGHKLVKLEVLGDAGNLFPNMPETLKAAKTLVAEGFDVMVYCADDPIQARMLEDIGCVAIMPLASLIGSGMGILNPWNLRLIIDQSSVPVLVDAGVGTASDAAIAMELGCDGVLMNTAIAGARQPILMASAMNLAVQAGRQAYLSGRVPRKYYDADPSSPTEGLIHSRTS
- the thiD gene encoding bifunctional hydroxymethylpyrimidine kinase/phosphomethylpyrimidine kinase — encoded protein: MIPNTLTIAGVDPSGGAGILADVKAMSALGAYATAVIAALTAQNTQGVTGISPVPAEFVRLQIDTLFADVRIAAVKIGMLGQEAVTRVVAERMAHFKPRHLVLDPVMIAKSGDHLLERSAVNALREGLVPLCTMITPNLPEAGVLLEARPVETLKEMRQAAERLRRLMNHSDQRWVFLKGGHLPGSDCIDLLHDGDQMIEMPARRIDTVNTHGTGCTLAAALAALLPQHDSVPDAALAAKRYLYKAIARSGELDVGSGHGPVHHFHRLWSSS
- a CDS encoding 5'-methylthioadenosine/adenosylhomocysteine nucleosidase encodes the protein MSTLGIIVAMREELDVVLARLQDTRTHQRAGMTFHCGNYLGKPVVAVVCGVGKVNAATCTQLLISEFSVNRLINIGIAGGLGPGIVPGDIVIADTLVQHDMDLQALGLPPGQLFRLDTFDFPADPALFQLALDAARHIQNHQVHVGRIVTGDQFIACQQKTQWLTQTFGALACEMESAAIAQVCYLNALPFVCIRSISDNANQGAHMDFDTFLPIAVNNASALLHAMVPAC
- a CDS encoding protein-L-isoaspartate O-methyltransferase family protein, which translates into the protein MNITALSELERARYYMVEQQIRPWNVSDENVLQALFSVQRERYVPSTLRSTAFSDTELPLIINAVDTHETMLSPKVEARLTQDLQLQPTDGVLEIGTGSGYQAALLAHLAQQVTSVEIDSKLAAFAQENLQRNNVRNVKVEVGDAHAGWGTTEYDAILVTGSVPTIPDALKYQLCIGGRLVVVVGQNPVMTAVRITRTSAASFETTPLFDTWIKPLRGTAVSQFRF
- a CDS encoding TolC family outer membrane protein is translated as MAVAAHLRVCILACGILSGAAQAQDLLQTWNQALAREPQFGAAQAARQADQERIPQSRAQLLPQITATGTAELQERRQTSRLSTRHSSDRALWSLSLSQPIYNRSAWAQYERAQLLAQGADVQLALERQALMLRVSQGYFDILAAQDALATLKAEQAAIDEQLRAADQNFQLGGTTITDTYEARSRLDLTRAKVLQAENTLQVAQDKLAALTLERPAKLARLRNPLRLPAPQPSRLQDWLDQSSQSGLSVALADLNSRAVQEQLNSTQAQHQPTLALKAQTGSGSDQTLFGQSGGGPRSLNSAIGLELSIPIFRGGETSSQVREQTSRLQEARYQLQLAQQQAIQQTRQYFSGVTSGLSRVQILEAAEKSSLDSVKANKLAYEIGVRVNIDVLNAQQQLYETQRNLSQARYDVLMNSLRLKAASGTLDESDLRAVNQLLEPSANANGS
- the rfaE2 gene encoding D-glycero-beta-D-manno-heptose 1-phosphate adenylyltransferase encodes the protein MTARFEAKILDRDELAQAIAQGRLPRPLVFTNGVFDLLHRGHVTYLDQAAQMGAALVVGVNADDSVRRLNKGPERPINGEQDRAALLASLACVDAVVIFPEDTPEALIAALRPDLIVKGGDYDMEVLPETALVRSWGGDARAIPFEFQRSTTSLVKRLRS